Proteins encoded together in one Rhizobium bangladeshense window:
- the addA gene encoding double-strand break repair helicase AddA — MSDQTALPTDDDPGAWIGWTTIQQAIASDPERSAWVSANAGSGKTHVLTQRVIRLLLAGARPSAILCLTYTKAAASEMSNRVFERLADWVVLDDEDLSRRIMQIEGTAPDALKLAEARRLFAKALETPGGLKIQTIHAFCEALLHQFPLEANVAGHFSVLDDRAAAALLSDARRALLTATAPEEDSTLAEAFAYVLNLGDEFGLENLLADIVANRNAIRRFTTAAERRGGVEAVLRERLGLAAGDTESRIAAQYWPLPELSGGMLELYLSLADHKGGAKAQEIAYGLRLAGRERDDARRAEMLEKIFLTAKGEPKSDSQFLVKAMLAEAPQLTSAIAAARAHVAASRDRLKLMRMYGATRAALVLAGRLNHDYEELKKQRSQLDFEDLITRTADLLTKSGVGPWIHYKLDRGIDHILVDEAQDTSPIQWSVIQSLAEDFFSGESARPTVRTLFAVGDEKQSIYSFQGARPERFSEESDRTRRRVSDSGQSFSSVRLPLSFRSTADVLEAVDQIFRTSDNARGLSAVGEPVVHRSSRIGHPGAVDLWEMVAPEAVVKEEDWTAPFDATPESAPAAILARRIAHAIGMLVGHETIVDKGKERLIEAGDILVLVRKRDAFVNALTRALKRRGDIPVAGADRLTLTSHIAVQDLLALGRFLLLPEDDLSLAAVLKSPLFDFSEDDIFAIAGLRGDNESVWSHLKRFAADGTERFRAAVGRLELFLRQSRHLSLHDFYARVLGSHGGRRQFLARLGTEVSDILDEFLTFTLDHESSGLPGLQSFISTLELEAPEVKREQDKGRNEVRIMTVHASKGLEAPIVFLVDGGSKAFTHTHLPKLRLLETDPDEPPLPAWVPVSDLANSLTQNDAARIQMLAEEEYRRLLYVAMTRAADRLVVCGYRGVRVNNDTWHMMISTALSQGHPHVEAATFSGPDGEWPGIRWRVPRVERSFERIDRNETRDRQEALPEGLLRPLPPQAELPRPLSPSGAGTIVDEDEGSLFVASRLFGEKERSDRSLEKGRLIHRMLQALPDIPAGERRDAANRYAERAARFWPEVERRRLIDSVLKLLEDEGLQPVLGREARPEVSIMGTLSLDGRRYAVSGRIDRLAVLVDRVVILDYKTNRVPPSTEEAIPFAHKAQLAIYREILAPLYPGKRVDCMLVYTENASLYTLSEAALGLALAGLKTK; from the coding sequence ATGAGTGACCAAACCGCTCTTCCGACTGACGACGATCCGGGCGCGTGGATCGGCTGGACCACGATCCAGCAGGCGATCGCCTCCGATCCCGAGCGCTCGGCCTGGGTGTCGGCCAATGCCGGTTCCGGCAAGACACATGTTCTGACCCAGCGCGTCATTCGTCTCCTGCTTGCCGGCGCGCGGCCTTCCGCCATTCTCTGCCTGACCTATACCAAGGCCGCGGCCTCCGAAATGTCGAATCGCGTCTTCGAACGGCTGGCGGACTGGGTGGTGCTTGACGACGAAGATCTCAGCAGGCGGATCATGCAGATCGAGGGTACGGCGCCCGATGCGCTGAAACTCGCCGAGGCGCGCCGGCTGTTCGCGAAGGCGCTGGAAACGCCGGGCGGATTGAAGATCCAGACGATTCATGCCTTTTGCGAAGCGCTGCTGCACCAATTCCCGCTGGAGGCCAATGTTGCCGGACATTTCTCGGTCCTCGACGATCGCGCGGCGGCGGCACTGCTTTCCGATGCGCGCCGGGCGCTGCTGACGGCAACAGCACCGGAGGAGGACAGCACCCTTGCCGAGGCTTTCGCTTATGTACTCAATCTTGGCGATGAATTCGGCCTTGAGAACCTGCTCGCCGACATCGTTGCCAACCGCAACGCCATTCGTCGCTTCACCACGGCTGCCGAGCGGCGGGGCGGCGTCGAGGCGGTTCTGCGCGAAAGGCTCGGCCTTGCTGCCGGAGATACGGAAAGCCGGATCGCGGCCCAATATTGGCCGTTGCCGGAGCTTTCGGGTGGCATGCTGGAGCTTTATCTGTCGCTTGCCGACCACAAGGGTGGCGCCAAGGCGCAGGAAATTGCCTATGGCCTGAGGCTCGCCGGCCGGGAGCGCGATGACGCCAGGCGCGCCGAAATGCTGGAGAAAATCTTCCTGACGGCGAAGGGCGAGCCGAAGTCGGACTCGCAGTTCCTGGTCAAGGCCATGCTTGCGGAAGCGCCGCAATTGACGAGCGCCATCGCCGCCGCCCGCGCGCATGTCGCTGCAAGCCGCGATCGGCTGAAGCTGATGCGGATGTACGGCGCCACGAGGGCCGCGCTCGTGCTCGCCGGTCGGCTGAATCACGACTATGAGGAACTGAAGAAACAGCGCAGCCAACTCGATTTCGAGGACTTGATCACCCGCACCGCCGACCTGCTGACGAAGAGTGGCGTCGGTCCCTGGATTCATTACAAACTCGACCGGGGAATCGATCACATCCTCGTCGACGAGGCGCAGGATACCAGCCCGATCCAATGGAGCGTCATCCAGTCGCTCGCCGAGGATTTCTTTTCCGGCGAGAGCGCCCGGCCGACCGTGCGCACGCTCTTCGCCGTCGGCGACGAGAAGCAGTCGATCTACTCCTTTCAAGGGGCGCGGCCCGAGCGTTTTTCCGAAGAGAGCGACCGGACGCGGCGGCGTGTCTCCGACAGCGGGCAGAGTTTTTCTTCGGTGCGGCTGCCGCTCTCCTTCCGCTCGACTGCCGACGTGCTCGAGGCCGTCGACCAGATCTTCAGGACATCGGACAATGCGCGGGGTCTGAGCGCCGTCGGCGAACCGGTCGTGCATCGTTCCAGCCGCATCGGGCATCCGGGCGCCGTCGATCTCTGGGAAATGGTCGCGCCCGAGGCGGTAGTGAAGGAAGAGGATTGGACGGCGCCCTTCGATGCGACACCGGAAAGCGCGCCGGCTGCAATCCTCGCGCGGCGGATCGCCCATGCAATTGGCATGCTCGTCGGCCATGAAACGATCGTCGACAAAGGCAAGGAGCGGCTGATCGAAGCCGGCGATATCCTCGTTCTCGTGCGCAAGCGCGATGCCTTCGTCAATGCGTTAACGCGCGCCTTGAAGCGCCGCGGCGACATTCCCGTCGCCGGTGCCGACAGACTGACGCTGACCAGCCATATCGCCGTGCAGGATCTGCTGGCACTCGGCCGCTTCCTGCTTCTGCCGGAAGACGACCTTTCGCTCGCTGCCGTGCTGAAGAGCCCGCTTTTCGATTTTTCCGAGGACGACATCTTTGCAATCGCCGGCCTGCGGGGCGACAACGAGAGCGTCTGGAGCCATCTCAAAAGATTTGCGGCCGACGGCACCGAACGTTTCCGTGCTGCCGTCGGAAGGCTGGAGCTGTTTCTTCGGCAGTCGAGGCATCTGTCGCTCCATGATTTCTATGCGCGTGTCCTGGGCAGCCATGGCGGACGGCGGCAATTCCTTGCCCGTCTCGGCACCGAGGTCAGCGATATCCTTGACGAATTCCTCACCTTTACCCTCGATCACGAGAGCTCCGGCCTTCCCGGACTGCAATCCTTCATCTCAACGCTGGAGCTCGAAGCGCCCGAGGTGAAGCGTGAGCAGGACAAGGGGCGCAACGAGGTGAGAATCATGACCGTACATGCCTCGAAAGGTCTTGAAGCGCCAATCGTCTTCCTCGTCGACGGCGGCTCGAAGGCCTTCACGCATACGCATCTGCCGAAGCTTCGCTTGCTCGAAACAGATCCGGACGAGCCGCCGCTGCCCGCCTGGGTTCCCGTCTCCGACCTCGCCAACTCACTGACGCAAAACGATGCCGCACGTATCCAGATGCTGGCGGAAGAGGAGTATCGCCGGCTGCTTTATGTCGCCATGACGCGGGCTGCCGACCGGCTGGTCGTCTGCGGCTACCGTGGCGTTCGCGTGAATAACGATACCTGGCACATGATGATTTCCACCGCGCTCAGCCAAGGCCATCCGCATGTCGAGGCGGCTACCTTCTCCGGCCCAGACGGAGAATGGCCGGGCATCCGATGGCGCGTTCCGCGGGTGGAGCGAAGCTTCGAGCGTATCGACCGCAACGAGACGCGCGACAGGCAGGAGGCGTTGCCGGAAGGCCTGTTGCGGCCATTGCCGCCGCAGGCTGAGCTGCCCCGCCCCCTCAGCCCCTCCGGCGCCGGGACGATCGTCGACGAAGACGAAGGCAGCCTGTTTGTCGCTTCACGTTTGTTCGGCGAGAAGGAACGCAGCGATCGTTCTCTGGAAAAGGGCAGGCTGATCCATCGCATGCTGCAGGCGCTTCCCGACATTCCGGCCGGCGAACGGCGAGATGCCGCGAACCGCTATGCGGAACGGGCGGCCCGGTTCTGGCCGGAGGTTGAAAGGCGCAGGCTCATTGATTCGGTTCTGAAACTATTGGAGGACGAGGGACTCCAGCCCGTCCTCGGCCGAGAGGCGAGACCCGAGGTCTCGATCATGGGTACATTGAGCCTCGACGGCAGGCGCTATGCCGTTTCCGGCCGCATCGACCGGCTTGCCGTGCTCGTCGATCGTGTCGTCATTCTCGATTACAAGACCAACCGGGTGCCGCCTTCGACCGAGGAGGCGATCCCTTTCGCACATAAGGCTCAGCTCGCGATCTACCGTGAAATCCTGGCGCCGCTCTATCCCGGCAAACGCGTGGACTGCATGCTCGTCTACACCGAGAATGCTTCGCTCTACACTCTGAGCGAAGCGGCGCTCGGTTTGGCGCTTGCAGGACTCAAGACAAAGTGA
- the addB gene encoding double-strand break repair protein AddB → MAERHQPRILTIPAGLPFLKTLAVALCDGRLTPLFRHEADDPLSLAKVTIYLPTRRAVRVLRSEFVDLLGGRSAILPVIRPLGETDDDSGYFEEALPATIDLAQPLSNTSRLLELARLILAWRNKLPEIVRDIHSESPLVAPASPADAIWLARNLAELIDSIETEDLDWSELAKLDTGDYAAWWQLTAEFLQIASAFWPERLSELGRSSPARHRNAILRAEAARISATKPSGPIIIAGSTGSVPATADLIAAVANLSEGVIVLPGLDLSMPERHWQMVAPEPAPGQHANPASRSHPQYGLSTLLKRLRLSRADIMLLDRPEADLDRRAEILSRALAPAEATSDWGAWKGELPGGALTSAFGDVSLIEAANEREEATAIAIALRLALERPVQDGESRAALITPDRNLARRVMAELSRFGILADDSAGTPLSATPQGTLLQLLLEATLRPGDPVAIVSLLKHPLARFGLERDALISATEALELLALRGGVSEVDISALELLLTHQLGEQALDRHAPEWRTALPAEAANAASELARRVTRATEPLASALIRRRPEDRGKTARFTLSEWAERTGRSLEAVAADPEGNLADLWSHEAGDALASLLGEVIDTDGQMEADGPQWIDIMAALAAGHAVKPRALSHPRLFIFGTLEARLQSVDTLILGGLNEGSWPGQSANNPFIPRMMKTEIGLEPPERRIGQLAHDFEMANGTRHLIYSRALRQGSTPTVASRWLQRLLALGGEAFEAALRERGNRYLQWAGLIDRGEAQSPAQRPSPKPPLALQPKSYSFSEVGRLRRDPYAIYARRILRLDPVDAFNREPGAAERGTLYHKIIDRFIREAHAAGTPEASAAMERILSELFDMERLPPHIDAVWRPRFRDVARAFLEWEAGRRPAIRRTLTEVRGGVELETINIRLNGVADRIDITGPGAADIIDYKTGYNPSPAQARALLDPQLALEAAALSAGAFRDAGSLAPQDLLYVRLRPGARFQVDTVNNENSARSDKAKSAMDLAGESVDQLIKFVSLLQSGERGFTSRLIPAQQFDFGGDYDHLARVSEWSTAETEEGGGDE, encoded by the coding sequence ATGGCGGAGCGGCACCAGCCACGCATCCTGACGATCCCGGCGGGCCTTCCTTTCCTGAAAACCCTGGCAGTGGCTCTTTGCGACGGCCGGCTGACGCCGCTTTTCCGGCATGAGGCCGATGATCCCCTGTCGCTCGCCAAGGTAACCATCTATCTGCCGACCCGCCGCGCCGTACGCGTGCTGCGCTCGGAATTCGTCGATCTGCTTGGCGGCCGCTCGGCAATCCTGCCGGTGATCCGTCCTCTCGGCGAAACCGATGATGACAGCGGATATTTCGAAGAGGCGCTGCCGGCAACCATCGATCTCGCCCAGCCGCTGTCGAATACCTCCCGGCTGCTGGAACTGGCGCGCCTTATCCTTGCCTGGCGAAACAAACTGCCGGAGATCGTCCGTGATATTCATTCGGAATCACCGCTCGTTGCGCCGGCAAGCCCGGCGGATGCTATCTGGCTCGCCCGCAACCTCGCGGAACTGATCGATTCCATCGAAACCGAGGATCTCGACTGGTCGGAACTGGCCAAACTAGACACCGGCGACTATGCCGCCTGGTGGCAGCTGACGGCAGAGTTCCTGCAGATCGCCAGCGCTTTCTGGCCGGAGCGGCTTTCCGAACTCGGAAGGTCTTCCCCGGCCCGACACAGAAACGCCATTCTTAGGGCCGAGGCAGCCAGAATTTCGGCGACGAAACCCAGCGGGCCGATCATCATCGCCGGTTCGACAGGTTCGGTTCCTGCGACTGCCGACCTCATCGCTGCCGTCGCCAATCTCTCCGAAGGCGTGATCGTGCTCCCAGGCCTCGATCTCTCCATGCCGGAAAGGCATTGGCAAATGGTCGCGCCGGAACCGGCGCCCGGCCAGCATGCCAATCCGGCCAGCCGGAGCCATCCGCAATATGGCCTGTCAACGCTGCTGAAGAGGCTCAGACTGAGCCGGGCCGATATCATGCTCCTTGACAGGCCGGAGGCCGATCTCGATCGGCGCGCCGAAATCCTGTCGCGCGCGCTCGCCCCGGCGGAAGCGACCAGCGACTGGGGGGCATGGAAGGGCGAGCTGCCGGGGGGCGCGCTGACTTCCGCCTTCGGCGATGTTTCGCTGATCGAAGCCGCCAATGAACGTGAGGAAGCAACCGCGATCGCCATAGCGCTCAGGCTGGCGCTGGAAAGGCCGGTTCAGGATGGCGAAAGCCGGGCCGCGCTGATCACGCCGGACCGCAACCTCGCCCGTCGGGTGATGGCGGAACTTTCCCGCTTCGGCATCCTGGCCGACGATTCGGCCGGCACGCCACTTTCCGCCACGCCGCAAGGCACCTTGCTGCAACTGCTGTTGGAGGCGACGCTGCGGCCGGGTGATCCGGTGGCGATCGTGTCACTGCTCAAGCATCCGCTGGCGCGCTTCGGCCTCGAACGCGACGCCCTGATTTCCGCGACCGAAGCGCTCGAACTGCTGGCGCTGCGCGGCGGCGTGTCGGAGGTGGATATCAGTGCGCTGGAGTTGCTCCTGACCCATCAACTCGGCGAGCAGGCTCTCGACCGACACGCGCCGGAATGGCGAACGGCGCTTCCAGCCGAGGCCGCCAATGCCGCATCCGAGCTCGCCCGGCGGGTTACCCGCGCAACCGAGCCTCTCGCTTCCGCGCTAATCCGGCGCCGGCCGGAAGATCGCGGCAAGACGGCACGTTTCACGCTATCCGAATGGGCGGAGCGGACCGGCCGTTCGCTCGAAGCGGTCGCGGCAGATCCGGAAGGCAATCTTGCCGATCTCTGGTCACATGAAGCAGGCGACGCCCTTGCCTCGCTCCTTGGCGAAGTCATCGATACGGATGGCCAGATGGAGGCCGACGGGCCGCAGTGGATCGACATCATGGCCGCACTCGCCGCCGGCCATGCGGTGAAGCCACGGGCGCTCAGCCATCCCCGCCTCTTCATCTTCGGCACGCTGGAAGCCCGTCTGCAGAGCGTCGACACACTGATTCTCGGAGGCCTGAACGAAGGCTCCTGGCCAGGGCAGAGCGCCAACAATCCCTTCATTCCGCGGATGATGAAGACGGAGATTGGACTCGAACCGCCGGAGCGGCGCATCGGTCAGCTGGCGCATGACTTCGAGATGGCGAACGGCACCCGCCACCTGATTTATTCGAGAGCACTGCGCCAAGGTTCGACGCCGACAGTCGCCTCACGCTGGCTGCAGCGGCTGCTGGCGCTGGGCGGAGAGGCATTTGAAGCGGCCTTGAGGGAGCGCGGTAACCGGTACCTGCAATGGGCCGGCCTCATCGATCGGGGAGAGGCCCAGTCACCGGCGCAGCGACCCTCTCCGAAACCACCGCTTGCGCTGCAGCCGAAATCCTATTCCTTCAGCGAGGTCGGGCGGCTACGCCGCGATCCCTATGCCATCTATGCCCGCCGCATCCTGCGGCTCGATCCGGTCGACGCGTTCAATCGCGAGCCGGGAGCGGCCGAACGCGGAACTCTCTATCACAAGATCATCGACCGGTTCATCCGCGAGGCCCATGCGGCCGGCACGCCGGAGGCCTCAGCGGCAATGGAACGGATCCTGAGCGAGCTTTTCGACATGGAAAGGCTGCCGCCGCATATCGATGCCGTCTGGCGCCCGCGCTTTCGCGACGTGGCCCGTGCCTTCCTCGAATGGGAAGCCGGACGACGCCCCGCTATCCGCAGGACGCTGACTGAAGTGCGCGGCGGCGTGGAGCTGGAGACAATCAACATCCGGCTCAACGGCGTTGCGGACCGGATCGACATTACAGGACCGGGCGCGGCCGACATTATCGACTACAAGACCGGCTACAATCCTTCACCGGCACAGGCACGCGCGCTTCTCGATCCGCAGCTCGCGCTCGAAGCGGCGGCTTTGAGCGCCGGAGCCTTTCGGGATGCCGGCAGTCTGGCGCCGCAGGATCTGCTCTATGTCCGCCTCCGTCCGGGAGCCCGGTTCCAGGTCGATACGGTGAACAACGAAAACTCGGCCCGCAGCGATAAGGCGAAATCGGCGATGGACCTTGCCGGAGAATCGGTCGACCAGCTGATCAAGTTCGTCAGTTTGCTGCAGTCCGGTGAAAGGGGCTTTACCTCACGGCTCATTCCGGCGCAGCAGTTTGACTTCGGCGGCGACTACGATCATCTCGCCCGTGTCTCCGAATGGTCGACGGCTGAGACTGAGGAAGGCGGCGGCGATGAGTGA
- a CDS encoding nucleotidyltransferase family protein yields the protein MTIRQAMVLAAGLGTRMRPITETIPKPLVRVDGKPMIDYTLDALVSAGVERAVVNVHHHAEQMIDHLGKYRGLDIIISDERDGLMNSGGGLAKGLKLLDRDNLFVMNADLFWIGEQPGQPTNLQRLGGFFDAERMDMALLCVEIENTTGHNGKNDFSLAADGRLTRYRDDTSNPVVYAGAIAMNPALFDDAPKDAFNLNIYFDEAIARRRLFGIVLEGHWLTVGTPEAIGEAEETIRRLRAFA from the coding sequence ATGACCATCAGACAAGCCATGGTACTGGCCGCGGGTCTCGGGACCCGCATGCGCCCGATCACTGAGACGATTCCGAAGCCGCTGGTGAGGGTCGACGGCAAGCCGATGATCGATTATACGCTCGATGCGCTCGTTTCGGCCGGCGTCGAGCGGGCCGTCGTCAACGTTCATCATCACGCCGAGCAGATGATCGACCATCTCGGGAAATATCGCGGCCTCGATATCATCATATCAGACGAGCGGGACGGGCTGATGAATTCCGGCGGCGGGCTGGCGAAGGGGCTGAAGCTGCTCGACCGCGACAATCTCTTCGTTATGAACGCCGATCTCTTCTGGATCGGCGAACAGCCGGGCCAGCCGACCAACCTTCAGAGATTAGGCGGATTCTTCGACGCTGAACGGATGGACATGGCGCTGCTCTGTGTCGAGATCGAGAATACCACAGGCCATAACGGCAAGAACGATTTCAGCCTCGCTGCAGATGGCCGGCTGACGCGTTATCGCGACGATACGTCCAATCCCGTCGTCTACGCCGGGGCGATTGCCATGAACCCGGCGCTGTTTGATGATGCGCCGAAAGATGCCTTCAACCTCAATATCTATTTCGACGAGGCGATCGCGCGCCGACGATTGTTCGGCATCGTGCTCGAAGGCCATTGGCTGACTGTGGGAACGCCAGAGGCAATCGGCGAAGCGGAGGAAACGATCCGTCGACTGCGGGCGTTCGCGTGA
- the tsaE gene encoding tRNA (adenosine(37)-N6)-threonylcarbamoyltransferase complex ATPase subunit type 1 TsaE: MTTADTISLFLENEAATLRLGEDLALALKAGDCLALSGDLGAGKSSLARAILRAIADDEGLEVPSPTFTLVQSYDLRIPVSHFDLYRLGDPAELTELGFDEALQNGICLVEWPEMAASELPGERIALTLTHEGNGRRATISAAGAQALRIRRVLAIRNFLEDAGYSDAKRRFLTGDASLRAYEAIYRENAERRTILMDWRPHPEGPPVHDGKPYPKVAHLAQDAYPFVAIADALRERGFAAPEIYKVDYAQGILLIEDLGTEGVLDDEGRPIAERYRQSVACLAHLHSLPFPQDIPVSATHTHHIPDFDRTAMRMEVQLVLDWHIAWRRGSAPSDSERKEYLAIWDALIDELAAAEKNLLLRDFHSPNIIWRPQERGIKKVGLIDFQDAMIGPTAYDLASIVQDARVTIEPQLFRQLMDDYLALRHAQGGFDEAGFLKAWAIMSAQRNCKLAGLWVRLLQRDGKPGYLKHMPRTLTYLNVALEHEALAPLRDWCARAGIGQSES; this comes from the coding sequence ATGACGACCGCTGATACGATCTCGCTTTTCCTGGAAAACGAGGCGGCCACGCTTCGCCTCGGCGAGGACCTGGCGCTGGCCTTGAAGGCCGGCGATTGTCTTGCCCTGTCAGGCGATCTCGGCGCCGGCAAATCCTCGCTCGCCCGTGCGATCCTGCGTGCCATTGCCGATGACGAAGGGCTCGAAGTCCCGAGCCCGACCTTTACGCTGGTGCAATCCTACGATCTGCGTATCCCGGTGTCGCACTTTGATCTCTATCGGCTCGGCGACCCCGCCGAATTGACGGAGCTCGGTTTCGACGAAGCCCTGCAGAACGGCATCTGTCTCGTCGAATGGCCGGAAATGGCCGCGAGCGAATTGCCTGGGGAACGCATCGCCTTGACGCTGACGCATGAAGGCAACGGCCGCCGGGCGACGATCAGCGCCGCAGGCGCACAGGCCTTGCGCATCCGCCGCGTACTGGCGATCCGCAATTTCCTTGAAGACGCCGGCTATTCCGATGCCAAACGTCGCTTCCTGACCGGCGATGCCTCATTGCGCGCCTACGAGGCGATCTATCGCGAGAACGCCGAGCGCCGTACCATCCTGATGGACTGGCGGCCGCATCCCGAGGGACCGCCGGTCCATGACGGCAAGCCCTATCCTAAGGTTGCGCATCTGGCACAGGACGCCTATCCCTTTGTTGCCATTGCCGATGCGCTGCGAGAACGGGGTTTTGCGGCGCCGGAGATTTACAAGGTCGATTATGCGCAGGGCATCCTCTTGATCGAGGATCTCGGCACCGAAGGGGTGCTCGACGACGAGGGGCGGCCGATCGCTGAGCGTTACCGGCAAAGCGTCGCCTGTCTTGCCCATCTTCATTCCTTGCCGTTTCCGCAGGACATACCGGTCTCCGCTACCCATACACATCACATACCTGATTTCGATCGCACGGCGATGAGGATGGAAGTGCAGCTTGTGCTCGACTGGCACATTGCCTGGAGGCGCGGCAGCGCACCGTCGGACAGCGAGCGCAAGGAATATCTGGCGATCTGGGACGCGCTGATCGATGAGCTGGCGGCGGCCGAAAAGAACCTGCTGCTGCGCGATTTCCATTCACCGAACATCATCTGGCGGCCGCAGGAGAGAGGCATCAAAAAGGTCGGCCTGATCGACTTCCAGGACGCGATGATCGGCCCTACAGCCTATGACCTTGCCTCCATCGTTCAGGACGCCCGCGTCACGATCGAGCCGCAGCTTTTCCGGCAGCTGATGGATGATTATCTGGCGCTTCGCCATGCCCAGGGCGGCTTCGACGAAGCCGGATTCCTGAAAGCATGGGCGATCATGTCGGCGCAGCGCAATTGCAAGCTTGCCGGTCTCTGGGTGCGGCTGCTGCAGCGGGACGGCAAGCCCGGCTATCTCAAACATATGCCACGCACGCTCACCTATCTGAACGTCGCGCTCGAGCATGAGGCGCTCGCCCCCTTGCGCGATTGGTGCGCAAGGGCTGGAATAGGCCAGAGCGAATCATAA